One Actinomyces marmotae DNA window includes the following coding sequences:
- a CDS encoding acyl-CoA carboxylase subunit beta — protein sequence MADSAATQAFRERIARVDAQAEETAASRQHAKGKQTARERIDALLDEGTFLEIGRYTGSGAGAKACPSGVVTGFGQVDGRQVAVYSQDFSVSGGALGSVEGDKIVSLLDDALRLRIPVVGLIDSGGAKIQEGVGALRQYGRIFNRTCAASGLVPQISVILGPCAGGAVYSPALTDFVIATREASHMFVTGPDVVRAVTGESISAEDLGGARVHGSVSGVVHYVAEDEADALDQVRTLLAYLPSSAELEAPMYEYTASDREEDAVSAARVGALVPASTRQAYDVVDVISAIVDHGELVQVQEEYAPNVVVGFACFEGRPVGIVANQPLVDAGTLDTAASEKLARFVRFCDAFGLPVVTLVDVPGYRPGAEQEHAGIIRRGAKVINAYATATVPLVTVILRKAYGGAYIVMGSKAIGADLNFCWPGAEIAVLGAAGAVGIIHRRELAAVRAESGDEAAAAEQERLTAAYTDAVINPDKAVAIGEIDAVIAPEDTRAVIAESLAALRGKRGARAEGHKKHDNVPL from the coding sequence ATGGCCGATTCAGCGGCCACCCAGGCCTTCCGCGAGCGCATCGCCCGCGTTGACGCGCAGGCCGAGGAGACCGCCGCGTCCCGCCAGCACGCCAAGGGCAAGCAGACCGCCCGGGAGCGCATCGACGCCCTCCTCGACGAGGGGACCTTCCTGGAGATCGGTCGCTACACCGGCTCCGGCGCCGGCGCCAAGGCCTGCCCCTCCGGCGTCGTCACCGGATTCGGGCAGGTCGACGGCCGCCAGGTCGCCGTCTACTCCCAGGACTTCTCCGTCTCCGGCGGCGCCCTGGGCTCGGTGGAGGGGGACAAGATCGTCAGCCTCCTCGACGACGCCCTGCGCCTGCGCATCCCCGTGGTCGGGCTCATCGACTCCGGTGGCGCCAAGATCCAGGAGGGCGTGGGTGCCCTGCGCCAGTACGGGCGCATCTTCAACCGCACCTGCGCCGCATCCGGCCTCGTGCCCCAGATCAGCGTCATCCTCGGCCCCTGCGCCGGCGGCGCCGTCTACAGCCCGGCCCTGACCGACTTCGTCATCGCCACCCGCGAGGCCTCCCACATGTTCGTCACCGGCCCCGACGTCGTGCGCGCCGTCACCGGTGAGTCGATCAGCGCCGAGGACCTGGGCGGGGCCCGCGTCCACGGCAGCGTTTCCGGGGTCGTCCACTACGTCGCCGAGGACGAGGCGGATGCCCTCGACCAGGTGCGCACCCTCCTGGCCTACCTGCCTTCCTCGGCCGAGCTCGAGGCCCCGATGTACGAGTACACCGCCTCCGACCGCGAGGAGGACGCCGTCTCGGCCGCGCGGGTCGGCGCCCTCGTCCCGGCCTCCACCCGCCAGGCCTACGACGTCGTCGACGTCATCTCGGCGATCGTCGACCACGGCGAGCTCGTCCAGGTCCAGGAGGAGTACGCGCCCAACGTCGTCGTCGGCTTCGCCTGCTTCGAGGGCCGCCCCGTGGGCATCGTCGCCAACCAGCCCCTCGTCGACGCCGGCACCCTGGACACCGCCGCCTCCGAGAAGCTCGCCCGCTTCGTGCGCTTCTGCGACGCCTTCGGCCTGCCCGTGGTCACCCTCGTGGACGTCCCCGGCTACCGGCCCGGTGCCGAGCAGGAGCACGCCGGCATCATCCGCCGCGGTGCGAAGGTCATCAACGCCTACGCCACCGCCACCGTCCCCCTGGTGACCGTCATCCTGCGCAAGGCCTACGGCGGCGCCTACATCGTCATGGGCTCCAAGGCCATTGGCGCCGACCTCAACTTCTGCTGGCCCGGGGCCGAGATCGCCGTCCTGGGCGCCGCTGGGGCCGTGGGCATCATCCACCGCCGCGAGCTCGCCGCCGTGCGCGCCGAGTCCGGTGACGAGGCCGCCGCCGCCGAGCAGGAGCGCCTGACCGCCGCCTACACCGACGCCGTCATCAACCCGGACAAGGCCGTGGCCATCGGGGAGATCGACGCCGTCATCGCCCCCGAGGACACCCGCGCCGTCATCGCCGAGTCCCTGGCGGCCCTGCGCGGCAAGCGCGGCGCGAGGGCCGAGGGCCACAAGAAGCACGACAACGTCCCCCTATGA
- a CDS encoding type I polyketide synthase: MSHSTTAIPRTTAARLSAGEPYVLAFGGQATPWRAVLSELAGLDRALSARLASIDAAVAQRLAPVATELLTISPRGARLLDDAAAPVIPAPSGRGAAAADTADVSVPGILLAQHAALDTMRSCGLDAVGEAASRPAGVIGHSQGVLGAALLEALQGPADQSEDRAVEIHAIARLIGAAAARATRRLDLGTVGESTPMLSVRGVTRKVLDAVLARVPAAAGISVGVINGRQAHILSGRPADLEQVVTALEAAAARSAKARKERRLGGAVLAPVTEFLATSVPFHTPLLAPAVEDVVDWAGRCGLDQAAARRLAAAVLIDVVDWPATVTGALETASAEGTPVRTVVDLGPGAVLSRLTEAVLAGTGSTIVAAGTATALDELDREGAEPTRTVDRSRFAPRLTRLPDGRLTVDTAFTRLTGRSAVMLAGMTPTTVDPAIVAAAANAGYWAELAGGGQTTGPVLTENIAELTRLLDPGRTAAFNAMFMDRYLWNLHLGAQRLLSKARIGGAPVDGITISAGIPELEEATALLKRFHAEGFPYIAFKPGTVDQIRQVLAIARANEDTPVIMQIEDGHAGGHHSWEDLDTMLLATYDAIRAVDNVVLCVGGGIGTPERAADYLTGRWALAYGTAAAPVDGVMVGTAAMTCLEAKTNDDVKQLLVDTPGIDPADEGGWVASGASIGGMTSGLSHLRADLYEIDNSSARASRLIQELAGDEAAMAERREEMIEALSRTAKPYFGDVETMTYLEWATRYAELCVAPHDGRAAVEADWADEGWYDRFLDLLHRVEARLSPADRGSIVTLFADYDDVIDSDAALAALAGAYPSAATTRVEPVDAAWFVDLCRKHPKPVPFVPVVDADILRWWGTDSLWQSQDPRYTADQVRIIPGPVAVAGITTINEPVGELLGRFETAAVEALTAAGAQPGEAAGRIGAGWGPDSAPVADALALVRTSPHVLWNGHLSINPARVLPDEAYTVTARPDVAADAYDLDIHLDTHWDSTPGGDAIHAVRRLVIPLRLARAADGAVPLVDPGRISETMNDLLRVTAGVGATSITGDFVERLPEVRPAADGATDALGRPVTQPFGTVHAQFTLADTLGHDHAAVTADALPTDLSAAPLVPDALLGPAWPVVYAALGSVIEDGMPLIEGLLGAVHLDHTIDLRRPLAELEAWAGAGARVQVDGWVAALEESSAGRVVDVRLQMTDCSGGDDDGELIALLRERFAIRGRASGSAVPSAPEPAGGTGRATAPAARRLLRRVTATAPADMTAFARVTGDFNPIHTSYHAARVAGMDAPLVHGMWLSATAQQVAAAAAADGTHHELAGWTYVMTGPVELNDDVEISVERTGLVRGGGYVLEAVCRVNGEVVSRGTAVTLPEPTAYIYPGQGIQSAGMGLDERASSRAAREVWERADAHTRAELGFSVIALVRDNPTEMTARGVTYRHPEGLLNLTQFTQVALATVAMASTARLAEAGALVEGAAFAGHSLGEYTALSSYGRVMPVETTISIVFQRGSTMHSLVPRDETGASNYRMGALRPNQAGIRAEDVESYVASISEATGEFLQIVNYNLAGVQYAIAGTIKGLDALAADARAKAKARGGKNPFMLVPGIDVPFHSEVLRPGVAEFRARLEQLVPADLDVDRLENCYVPNLVARPFALTREFAASILEVVPSEPVRAALDDWDGWSARRTELGRLLLIELLAWQFASPVRWIETQDVLLRSPAEGGLGIERVVEVGLAASPTLANLASNTLKLPAHAGRHVTVHNARRDEARVLATDTDPAVELAEPVEEAPEATPAPAPETAAETAPVEAAPAPAAEPAAAAPAASGPVDDLTFGATDALTVLLAHASRIRPEQIGATDTTETLTNGVSSRRNQLLMDLGTELQLASIDGAADADMTALAATVAKGAPGYKAFGPVLSDAIRTSLGRILGPSGVRAARVGERVKGTWGLGDGWVSHVTAELMLGTREGASMRGDDLASLGSSAPLTSAGAVDALIDSAVQAVAGAHGVSVAKPSAAGGAGGAVVDSAALDAFAATVTGSSGVLAATARTILDALGLSERVTIPADADDEAVATRAALAAIDAELGSGWVKSVTPAFEPARAVLIDDRWASAREDLARLGNGELDLDEAHRLLRPEAFTGLGQAVADQADWWARTLRAGGLADREERTALAASLASAARATAAQGDAAIRWADDVAVVTGVAPGSIAAAVTGELLAGGATVVATSSRLSHERLAFATRLYREHASAGARLWIVPANLASYRDVDALADWIGNEQAVTEGGKTTVVKEALVPTLLFPFAAPRVMGTLADAGPAAESQTRLLLWSVERSIATLSAIGTDTHVDHRLHVVLPGSPNRGTFGGDGAYGEVKAALDAIVNRWSSESAWSGRVTLAHPRIGWVRGTGLMGGNDPLVEAVEAAGVRTWSTEEMAAELMSLCDHAARARAAERPVEADLTGGLGDGLDLVALRESAAASLAAAKAAPAEQRAEIRALPSPVVPTQPTAPQWGDVEADLDDMVVIVSTGEISTWGSGRTRREAELGMSGGEDVELTAAGVLELAWGMGLLTWYDSPKAGWYDTDGERVPEEDIWTRYRDEVVARCGIREFVDDGVIATIADEEVAVYLDHDITLSVPDEATARTIEASDPEHTLVAPDAETGEWTVTRLAGSLARVPRRAALSRTVGGQFPVDFNPERWGIPAAMVQGMDTIASWNLVTAVEAFLAAGFTPAELLTAVHPSDVASTQGTGFGGMESMRKMFVGRLLGEERPSDILQEALPNVVAAHVMQSYIGGYGSMVQPVSACATAAVSIEDGWDKITLGKADVVIAGAIDDISIESVVGFGNMNATAEAAAMRAKGISDRHFSRANDRRRGGFVEAEGGGTVILARASVAARLGLPVAGVVGFVSSYADGAHTSIPAPGLGALGAGRGGTDSRLARALRSLGVEADDIALVSKHDTSTSANDPNESELHTRLARALGRSEGNPLVAVSQKTITGHAKGGAAVFQVAGLTEILATGVAPGNASLDVVDAPLAKDAFWVWPRTPMRLAGRGGESGRVPGAGPVRAGLLTSLGFGHVSGLIALVHPGAFEAALRKAGGQEAVDAWLASANARLAAGTRRRRAGMIGRVELFEQVQGRRLGEASKNRDPHEVEAAMLLDPEARLGADGVYHAGE, encoded by the coding sequence ATGAGCCACTCCACCACCGCGATCCCCCGCACCACCGCCGCCCGCCTGAGCGCCGGCGAGCCCTACGTCCTGGCCTTCGGCGGCCAAGCCACCCCCTGGCGCGCCGTCCTGTCCGAGCTCGCTGGGCTGGACCGCGCGCTCTCCGCCCGCCTGGCCTCCATCGACGCCGCCGTCGCGCAGCGCCTGGCGCCGGTGGCCACCGAGCTGCTCACCATCTCCCCGCGCGGGGCCCGGCTCCTCGACGACGCCGCCGCGCCCGTCATCCCGGCCCCCTCCGGCAGGGGCGCCGCCGCCGCGGACACCGCGGACGTCTCCGTCCCCGGCATCCTCCTGGCCCAGCACGCCGCCCTGGACACCATGCGCTCGTGCGGGCTCGACGCCGTCGGTGAGGCCGCCTCGCGCCCCGCGGGCGTCATCGGGCACTCCCAGGGCGTCCTCGGCGCCGCCCTGCTAGAGGCCCTTCAGGGCCCCGCTGACCAGAGCGAGGACCGCGCCGTCGAGATCCACGCCATCGCCCGACTCATCGGCGCTGCCGCCGCCCGCGCCACCCGCCGCCTCGACCTGGGCACCGTGGGCGAGTCCACCCCCATGCTCTCCGTGCGCGGCGTGACCCGCAAGGTCCTCGACGCCGTGCTCGCGCGCGTCCCTGCGGCCGCGGGCATCTCGGTCGGCGTCATCAACGGCCGCCAGGCCCACATCCTGTCCGGGCGCCCCGCCGACCTTGAGCAGGTCGTCACGGCCCTGGAGGCGGCCGCCGCGCGCAGCGCCAAGGCCCGCAAGGAGCGCCGCCTCGGCGGCGCCGTCCTCGCTCCCGTCACCGAGTTCCTGGCCACCTCCGTGCCCTTCCACACCCCGCTGCTGGCCCCCGCCGTCGAGGACGTCGTGGACTGGGCGGGCCGCTGCGGCCTCGACCAGGCCGCGGCCCGCCGGCTCGCCGCGGCCGTCCTCATCGACGTCGTCGACTGGCCCGCCACCGTCACCGGCGCCCTGGAGACCGCCAGCGCAGAGGGCACCCCGGTGCGCACCGTCGTCGACCTCGGCCCCGGCGCCGTGCTCTCCCGCCTCACCGAGGCCGTCCTGGCCGGCACCGGCTCGACCATCGTGGCCGCGGGCACCGCCACCGCCCTCGACGAACTCGACCGCGAGGGCGCCGAGCCCACCCGCACCGTCGACCGCTCCCGCTTCGCCCCGCGCCTGACCCGCCTGCCCGACGGGCGCCTCACCGTGGACACCGCCTTCACCCGCCTGACCGGCCGCAGCGCCGTCATGCTTGCCGGCATGACCCCCACCACCGTCGACCCGGCCATCGTCGCCGCCGCTGCCAACGCCGGCTACTGGGCCGAGCTCGCCGGCGGTGGGCAGACCACCGGCCCGGTCCTGACCGAAAACATCGCCGAGCTCACCAGGCTCCTCGACCCCGGCCGGACCGCCGCGTTCAACGCCATGTTCATGGACCGCTACCTGTGGAACCTCCACCTGGGCGCCCAGCGGCTCCTGTCCAAGGCCCGCATCGGTGGCGCCCCCGTGGACGGCATCACGATCTCGGCGGGTATCCCCGAGTTGGAGGAGGCCACGGCCCTGCTCAAGCGCTTCCACGCCGAGGGCTTCCCCTACATCGCCTTCAAGCCCGGCACCGTCGACCAGATCCGCCAGGTCCTGGCCATCGCCCGCGCCAACGAGGACACCCCCGTCATCATGCAGATCGAGGACGGCCACGCCGGCGGGCACCACTCGTGGGAGGACCTGGACACCATGCTCCTGGCCACCTACGACGCCATCCGCGCCGTCGACAACGTCGTCCTGTGCGTCGGCGGGGGCATCGGAACCCCCGAGCGCGCCGCCGACTACCTCACCGGCCGCTGGGCCCTGGCCTACGGCACCGCCGCGGCCCCCGTCGACGGCGTCATGGTCGGCACAGCCGCCATGACCTGCCTGGAGGCCAAGACCAACGACGACGTCAAGCAGCTGCTCGTCGACACCCCCGGCATCGACCCGGCCGACGAGGGCGGATGGGTCGCCTCCGGCGCCTCCATCGGCGGCATGACCTCGGGCCTGTCCCACCTGCGCGCCGACCTCTACGAGATCGACAACTCCTCGGCCCGCGCCTCCCGCCTCATCCAGGAACTCGCCGGCGACGAGGCCGCCATGGCCGAGCGCCGCGAGGAGATGATCGAGGCCCTCTCGCGCACCGCCAAGCCCTACTTCGGCGACGTCGAGACCATGACCTACCTGGAGTGGGCCACCCGCTACGCCGAGCTGTGCGTCGCGCCTCATGACGGGCGCGCCGCCGTCGAGGCCGACTGGGCCGACGAGGGCTGGTACGACCGCTTCCTCGACCTCCTGCACCGCGTCGAGGCCCGCCTGTCGCCCGCGGACCGCGGCTCCATCGTCACGCTCTTCGCCGACTACGACGACGTCATCGACTCCGACGCCGCCCTGGCCGCCCTCGCGGGCGCCTACCCGAGCGCCGCCACCACCCGCGTCGAGCCCGTCGACGCCGCCTGGTTCGTCGACCTGTGCCGCAAGCACCCCAAGCCGGTGCCCTTCGTGCCCGTCGTCGATGCTGACATCCTGCGCTGGTGGGGCACCGACTCCCTGTGGCAGTCCCAGGACCCGCGGTACACCGCCGACCAGGTCCGCATCATCCCCGGCCCCGTGGCGGTGGCCGGCATCACCACCATCAACGAGCCTGTCGGAGAGCTCCTCGGCCGCTTCGAGACCGCCGCCGTCGAGGCCCTGACGGCCGCCGGCGCCCAGCCGGGCGAGGCCGCCGGCCGCATCGGCGCCGGCTGGGGGCCTGACTCCGCCCCCGTGGCCGACGCCCTCGCCCTCGTGCGCACCTCCCCGCACGTGCTGTGGAACGGGCACCTGTCCATCAACCCCGCCCGGGTCCTGCCCGACGAGGCCTACACCGTCACCGCCCGCCCCGACGTGGCGGCCGACGCCTACGACCTCGACATCCACCTCGACACGCACTGGGACTCCACCCCCGGCGGGGACGCCATCCACGCCGTGCGCCGCCTCGTCATCCCGCTGCGCCTGGCCCGCGCCGCCGACGGCGCCGTCCCCCTGGTGGACCCCGGCCGCATCAGCGAGACCATGAATGACCTCCTGCGGGTCACCGCCGGCGTGGGCGCCACCTCCATCACCGGCGACTTCGTCGAGCGGCTCCCCGAGGTGCGCCCCGCCGCCGACGGCGCCACCGACGCCCTGGGCCGCCCGGTCACCCAGCCCTTCGGCACCGTCCACGCCCAGTTCACGCTGGCGGACACCCTCGGCCACGACCACGCCGCCGTGACCGCCGACGCGCTGCCCACGGACCTGTCCGCCGCGCCGCTGGTGCCCGATGCCCTCCTCGGCCCGGCCTGGCCCGTCGTCTACGCGGCCCTGGGCAGCGTCATCGAGGACGGCATGCCGCTCATCGAGGGGCTGCTCGGCGCCGTCCACCTCGACCACACGATCGACCTGCGCCGTCCGCTGGCCGAGCTCGAGGCCTGGGCGGGCGCCGGCGCCCGCGTGCAGGTCGACGGCTGGGTCGCCGCGCTGGAGGAGTCCAGCGCCGGTCGCGTGGTCGACGTGCGCCTGCAGATGACCGACTGCTCCGGCGGCGATGACGACGGCGAGCTCATCGCCCTGCTGCGCGAGCGCTTCGCCATCCGCGGCCGCGCCTCCGGCTCAGCCGTCCCCTCGGCCCCCGAGCCCGCCGGCGGGACCGGCCGCGCCACCGCGCCCGCCGCCCGCCGCCTCCTGCGCCGCGTCACCGCCACCGCGCCCGCCGACATGACGGCCTTCGCGCGCGTCACCGGCGACTTCAACCCCATCCACACCAGTTACCACGCCGCGAGGGTCGCCGGCATGGACGCCCCGCTCGTCCACGGCATGTGGCTGTCCGCCACTGCCCAGCAGGTCGCCGCCGCGGCCGCGGCCGACGGCACCCACCACGAGCTCGCCGGTTGGACCTACGTCATGACCGGCCCCGTCGAGTTGAACGACGACGTCGAGATCAGCGTGGAGCGCACCGGGCTCGTGCGCGGCGGAGGCTACGTCCTGGAGGCCGTATGCCGCGTCAACGGCGAGGTCGTCTCACGCGGCACCGCCGTCACCCTGCCCGAGCCCACCGCCTACATCTACCCCGGCCAGGGCATTCAGAGCGCCGGCATGGGACTCGATGAGCGCGCCTCATCCAGGGCCGCCCGCGAGGTCTGGGAGCGGGCCGACGCCCACACCCGCGCCGAGCTCGGCTTCTCCGTCATCGCCCTCGTGCGCGACAACCCCACCGAGATGACTGCTCGGGGCGTGACCTACCGCCACCCCGAGGGCCTGCTCAACCTCACCCAGTTCACGCAGGTCGCCCTGGCCACCGTCGCCATGGCCTCCACGGCTCGCCTGGCCGAGGCCGGGGCGCTCGTCGAGGGCGCCGCCTTCGCCGGGCACTCCCTGGGCGAGTACACGGCCCTGTCCTCCTACGGGCGAGTCATGCCGGTGGAGACCACCATCTCCATCGTCTTCCAGCGCGGCTCCACGATGCACTCCCTCGTCCCGCGTGACGAGACCGGGGCCTCCAACTACCGGATGGGGGCGCTGCGCCCCAACCAGGCCGGCATCCGCGCCGAGGACGTCGAGTCCTACGTCGCCTCCATCTCCGAGGCGACCGGTGAGTTCCTGCAGATCGTCAACTACAACCTGGCCGGCGTGCAGTACGCCATCGCCGGGACCATCAAGGGCCTGGACGCCCTGGCTGCCGACGCGCGCGCCAAGGCCAAGGCCCGCGGCGGCAAGAACCCCTTCATGCTCGTGCCCGGCATCGACGTGCCCTTCCACTCCGAGGTCCTGCGCCCCGGCGTGGCCGAGTTCCGCGCCCGCCTTGAGCAGCTCGTCCCGGCCGACCTCGACGTCGACCGCCTCGAGAACTGCTACGTGCCCAACCTCGTGGCCCGCCCCTTCGCGCTGACCCGCGAGTTCGCCGCCTCGATCCTCGAGGTCGTGCCCTCCGAGCCGGTCCGCGCCGCCCTGGATGACTGGGACGGCTGGTCGGCGCGCCGCACCGAGCTCGGCCGCCTCCTGCTCATCGAACTCCTGGCCTGGCAGTTCGCCTCCCCGGTGCGCTGGATCGAGACGCAGGACGTGCTGCTGCGCTCGCCCGCCGAGGGCGGGCTCGGCATCGAGCGCGTCGTCGAGGTGGGCCTGGCGGCCTCCCCGACCCTGGCGAACCTGGCCAGCAACACCCTCAAGCTCCCGGCCCACGCCGGGCGCCACGTGACCGTCCACAACGCCCGCCGCGACGAGGCCCGCGTGCTCGCCACCGACACCGACCCGGCCGTCGAGCTCGCCGAGCCGGTCGAGGAGGCCCCCGAGGCGACCCCCGCCCCGGCGCCCGAAACGGCTGCCGAGACGGCGCCGGTCGAGGCGGCCCCCGCCCCGGCCGCCGAGCCCGCCGCCGCGGCGCCCGCCGCCAGTGGCCCCGTGGACGACCTGACCTTCGGAGCCACCGACGCCCTGACGGTCCTGCTGGCCCACGCCTCGCGGATCCGCCCCGAGCAGATCGGAGCCACGGACACCACCGAGACCCTCACCAACGGCGTCTCCTCCCGGCGCAACCAGCTCCTCATGGACCTGGGCACCGAGCTCCAGCTCGCCAGCATCGACGGCGCCGCCGACGCCGACATGACGGCCCTGGCCGCCACGGTCGCCAAGGGCGCCCCCGGGTACAAGGCCTTCGGGCCGGTCCTGTCCGACGCCATCCGCACGAGCCTGGGCCGCATCCTCGGCCCCTCGGGTGTGCGCGCGGCGCGCGTGGGCGAGCGGGTCAAGGGCACCTGGGGCCTGGGCGACGGATGGGTCTCCCACGTCACCGCCGAGCTCATGCTGGGAACCCGTGAGGGAGCCTCCATGCGCGGCGACGACCTGGCCAGCCTCGGCTCCTCCGCGCCGCTGACCAGCGCCGGCGCCGTCGACGCCCTCATCGACTCCGCCGTCCAGGCGGTCGCCGGCGCCCACGGGGTCAGCGTCGCCAAGCCCTCCGCCGCCGGTGGTGCCGGGGGAGCGGTGGTCGACTCCGCCGCCCTGGACGCCTTCGCCGCCACCGTCACCGGCTCCTCCGGCGTGCTGGCCGCCACCGCCCGCACCATCCTCGACGCCCTGGGGCTGTCCGAGAGGGTGACGATCCCCGCGGACGCCGACGACGAGGCCGTCGCCACCCGCGCCGCCCTGGCCGCGATCGACGCCGAGCTCGGCTCCGGCTGGGTCAAGTCCGTCACCCCGGCCTTCGAGCCCGCCCGCGCCGTCCTCATCGACGACCGCTGGGCGAGCGCCCGGGAGGACCTGGCCCGACTGGGCAACGGCGAGCTCGACCTCGATGAGGCCCACCGCCTCCTGCGCCCCGAAGCCTTCACGGGCCTGGGCCAGGCCGTCGCCGATCAGGCCGACTGGTGGGCTCGCACCCTGCGCGCCGGCGGGCTCGCCGACCGCGAGGAGCGCACGGCCCTGGCCGCCTCCCTGGCCTCCGCCGCCCGCGCCACCGCCGCCCAGGGCGACGCGGCCATCCGCTGGGCCGACGACGTCGCCGTGGTCACCGGCGTGGCCCCCGGCTCCATCGCCGCCGCCGTCACCGGTGAGCTCCTGGCGGGCGGCGCAACGGTCGTGGCCACTTCCTCGCGGCTGAGCCACGAGCGCCTGGCCTTCGCCACGCGCCTGTACCGCGAGCACGCCTCCGCCGGCGCCCGCCTGTGGATCGTGCCCGCCAACCTCGCCTCCTACCGCGACGTCGACGCTCTGGCCGACTGGATCGGCAACGAGCAGGCCGTCACCGAGGGGGGCAAGACCACCGTCGTTAAGGAGGCCCTCGTCCCGACCCTCCTGTTCCCCTTCGCGGCCCCCCGGGTCATGGGGACCCTCGCCGACGCCGGCCCCGCCGCCGAGTCCCAGACCCGGCTCCTGCTGTGGAGCGTCGAGCGGAGCATCGCCACGCTGAGCGCCATCGGCACCGACACGCATGTGGACCACCGCCTGCACGTCGTCCTGCCCGGCTCCCCGAACCGCGGCACCTTCGGCGGTGACGGCGCCTACGGTGAGGTCAAGGCCGCGCTCGACGCCATCGTCAACCGCTGGTCCTCCGAGTCTGCCTGGTCCGGGCGGGTCACCCTGGCCCACCCGCGCATCGGCTGGGTCCGCGGCACCGGCCTCATGGGCGGCAACGACCCGCTGGTCGAGGCCGTCGAGGCCGCCGGGGTGCGCACCTGGTCCACCGAGGAGATGGCCGCAGAGCTCATGAGCCTGTGCGACCACGCCGCCCGCGCCAGGGCCGCCGAGCGCCCTGTCGAGGCCGACCTGACCGGGGGCCTGGGCGACGGCCTCGACCTCGTCGCCCTGCGCGAGTCCGCCGCCGCCTCCCTGGCGGCCGCCAAGGCCGCCCCCGCCGAGCAGCGCGCCGAGATCCGCGCCCTGCCCTCGCCGGTGGTGCCCACCCAGCCCACGGCCCCCCAGTGGGGCGACGTGGAGGCCGACCTGGACGACATGGTCGTCATCGTCTCCACCGGTGAGATCTCCACCTGGGGCTCGGGCCGCACCCGCCGCGAGGCGGAGCTGGGCATGAGCGGCGGGGAGGACGTCGAGCTCACCGCCGCGGGCGTCCTCGAGCTCGCCTGGGGCATGGGCCTGCTCACCTGGTACGACTCGCCGAAGGCCGGCTGGTACGACACTGACGGCGAGCGCGTCCCCGAGGAGGACATCTGGACCCGCTACCGCGACGAGGTCGTGGCCCGCTGCGGCATCCGCGAGTTCGTCGACGACGGCGTCATCGCCACCATCGCCGACGAGGAGGTCGCCGTCTACCTCGACCACGACATCACGCTGAGCGTGCCCGACGAGGCCACGGCCCGCACCATCGAGGCTTCCGACCCCGAGCACACCCTCGTGGCCCCCGACGCCGAGACCGGCGAGTGGACTGTCACCCGCCTGGCCGGGTCGCTGGCCCGCGTCCCGCGCCGCGCGGCTCTGTCGCGCACCGTGGGCGGCCAGTTCCCGGTGGACTTCAACCCCGAGCGCTGGGGCATCCCGGCGGCCATGGTCCAGGGCATGGACACCATTGCCTCCTGGAACCTGGTGACCGCCGTCGAGGCCTTCCTCGCCGCCGGCTTCACCCCGGCCGAACTGCTCACCGCCGTCCACCCCTCCGACGTGGCCTCCACGCAGGGCACGGGCTTCGGAGGCATGGAGTCCATGCGCAAGATGTTCGTTGGCCGCCTGCTGGGCGAGGAGCGCCCCAGCGATATCCTCCAGGAGGCCCTGCCCAACGTTGTCGCCGCGCATGTCATGCAGTCCTACATCGGCGGCTACGGCTCCATGGTCCAGCCGGTGAGCGCCTGCGCCACCGCGGCCGTGTCCATCGAGGACGGCTGGGACAAGATCACCCTGGGCAAGGCCGACGTCGTCATCGCCGGCGCCATCGACGACATCTCGATCGAGTCGGTCGTCGGCTTCGGCAACATGAATGCCACCGCGGAGGCGGCCGCCATGCGCGCCAAGGGCATCTCTGACCGCCACTTCTCGCGGGCCAACGACCGCCGCCGCGGCGGCTTCGTCGAGGCCGAGGGCGGCGGGACGGTCATCCTGGCCCGCGCCTCCGTGGCGGCGCGCCTGGGCCTGCCCGTGGCCGGCGTGGTCGGCTTCGTCTCCTCCTACGCCGACGGCGCTCACACCTCCATCCCGGCCCCGGGCCTGGGGGCGCTGGGAGCTGGCCGCGGCGGCACCGACTCGCGCCTGGCACGCGCCCTGCGCTCGCTCGGGGTGGAGGCCGACGACATCGCCCTGGTCTCCAAGCACGACACCTCCACGAGCGCCAACGACCCCAATGAGTCCGAGCTCCACACCCGCCTGGCGCGGGCGCTGGGACGCTCCGAGGGCAACCCGCTCGTGGCGGTCTCCCAGAAGACCATCACCGGCCACGCCAAGGGCGGCGCCGCGGTCTTCCAGGTCGCTGGCCTCACCGAGATCCTGGCCACCGGCGTCGCTCCCGGCAACGCCTCCCTCGACGTCGTCGACGCCCCGCTGGCCAAGGACGCCTTCTGGGTGTGGCCGCGCACCCCGATGCGGCTCGCCGGCCGCGGAGGGGAGTCGGGGCGCGTGCCCGGCGCCGGCCCGGTGCGCGCCGGCCTGCTGACCTCCCTCGGCTTCGGGCACGTCTCCGGGCTCATCGCCCTGGTCCACCCCGGCGCCTTCGAGGCCGCCCTGCGCAAGGCCGGCGGTCAGGAGGCCGTTGACGCCTGGCTCGCCTCGGCCAACGCCCGCCTCGCCGCGGGCACGCGCCGCCGCCGCGCCGGCATGATCGGCCGTGTCGAGCTCTTCGAGCAGGTCCAGGGACGCCGCCTCGGAGAGGCCAGCAAGAACCGCGACCCGCATGAGGTCGAGGCCGCCATGCTCCTGGACCCCGAGGCGCGACTGGGCGCCGACGGCGTCTACCACGCGGGGGAGTGA